A window of the Schlesneria paludicola DSM 18645 genome harbors these coding sequences:
- a CDS encoding NAD(P)/FAD-dependent oxidoreductase: MTERVVIIGSGPAGWSAAIYASRANLEPLVFEGAMTEENRIRGTLPLGQLSMTTEVENYPGFPAGDLSPYLKSSLPEHHVPFRDPHMTGVTGPELMELMRQQAKNFGTRIVTDDVVSVDLSKKPFEIKTLEGQHVTAHSIIIATGARANYLGLPSEDGFKNRGVSACAVCDGALPRFRNKPLAVIGGGDSAMEEASYLTKFASTVYLVHRRGEFRASKIMAQRALENPKITVKWFTGVEEVLGNDKAGVTGVKLKNLQTNEVESLDVSGMFCAIGHTPNTDFLGGQIKTDDKGYILYSQPFRTNTSVDGVFAAGDVADSYYRQAITSAGTGCMAALDAERWLGAQGIH, from the coding sequence GTGACGGAACGAGTGGTGATTATCGGGTCTGGTCCCGCCGGTTGGTCGGCGGCCATTTACGCGTCCAGAGCCAACCTCGAACCACTTGTCTTCGAAGGAGCGATGACCGAAGAAAATCGCATTCGAGGGACACTGCCCCTGGGACAGTTGTCGATGACAACGGAAGTCGAGAACTACCCTGGCTTTCCGGCAGGTGATCTTTCCCCCTACCTGAAGTCGTCCTTGCCCGAACATCACGTCCCGTTCCGCGATCCCCACATGACCGGCGTCACCGGCCCAGAATTAATGGAGCTGATGCGGCAGCAGGCGAAGAATTTCGGTACCCGGATCGTGACCGACGATGTCGTCTCCGTTGATCTGTCGAAAAAGCCATTCGAGATTAAAACGCTCGAAGGTCAGCACGTCACAGCCCATTCGATCATCATTGCCACGGGTGCCCGCGCCAACTACCTCGGCCTGCCTTCGGAAGACGGCTTCAAGAACCGTGGGGTGTCGGCCTGTGCGGTTTGCGACGGCGCGTTGCCACGGTTCCGCAACAAGCCGTTGGCCGTGATCGGCGGCGGCGACAGCGCCATGGAAGAAGCCAGTTACCTCACCAAGTTTGCCTCGACTGTGTATCTCGTCCATCGACGTGGCGAATTCCGCGCCAGCAAGATCATGGCGCAACGAGCTCTTGAAAACCCCAAAATCACCGTCAAGTGGTTCACCGGTGTGGAAGAAGTCCTGGGCAACGACAAAGCGGGTGTGACAGGGGTCAAGCTGAAAAACCTGCAGACAAACGAGGTCGAATCGCTCGACGTTTCCGGGATGTTCTGCGCCATCGGGCACACACCGAACACCGACTTCCTGGGTGGACAGATCAAAACGGACGACAAGGGGTATATCCTTTACTCCCAACCGTTCCGGACGAATACCAGCGTCGATGGCGTCTTCGCGGCAGGGGATGTGGCCGACAGCTACTACCGGCAGGCCATTACCTCGGCGGGAACGGGCTGCATGGCCGCTCTCGACGCCGAACGCTGGCTCGGTGCCCAGGGAATTCACTGA
- a CDS encoding M24 family metallopeptidase, translating into MLTKAGCLARRARLWENLPSSCEWVLVADPRHVYYLSNFWIHPLTFSAGERCWLLLEREGKATLLGDNFSLRSRAGEPFADDEVMVKWYDHKHSVINRDHALLKAAEQIADRLYGRVGAVEAEWLPVGAFELLGLDHEQHSVRLEAADVGRSNAIDLGTTLRSLRRQKHDDEIALLKECMRAGEAGMLRLREIIRPGISEFEIFCEVQRAAIGAAGRPGLIYGDFRAASPSKPKVGGLPTDHKLEPGEMFTLDYSVVLDGYRSDFTNCLTVGEPNAQQKHLYDLVSAAQRGGEAVLKAGTLAKDVFNAVNKPILDAGLADKFAHHAGHGIGMAHPEAPILVPDSEDVLMAGDVITLEPGLYVEGIGGIRIEHNYLITETGYERLSNHVISLT; encoded by the coding sequence ATGCTGACGAAAGCGGGCTGTCTGGCGCGACGAGCAAGATTGTGGGAAAACCTTCCTTCGTCGTGCGAATGGGTGCTCGTTGCCGATCCGCGGCACGTCTATTACTTGTCGAATTTCTGGATTCATCCTCTGACCTTCTCGGCGGGCGAACGATGCTGGCTGCTGCTCGAACGCGAGGGGAAAGCGACGCTGCTTGGCGATAATTTCTCGCTACGCTCGCGCGCAGGTGAGCCGTTTGCCGACGACGAGGTCATGGTCAAGTGGTATGACCACAAGCACTCTGTCATCAATCGCGACCACGCACTCCTTAAAGCGGCAGAACAGATCGCCGATCGTCTGTACGGACGAGTGGGTGCCGTGGAAGCCGAATGGCTGCCCGTCGGAGCTTTCGAACTGCTGGGACTCGATCACGAACAGCATTCGGTGCGTCTCGAAGCCGCCGATGTCGGTCGCAGCAACGCAATCGATCTGGGAACGACGCTTCGCTCGTTGCGTCGACAGAAGCACGATGATGAAATCGCCCTGCTGAAAGAATGCATGCGCGCTGGTGAAGCGGGCATGCTGCGACTGCGAGAAATCATTCGTCCCGGCATCAGTGAGTTCGAGATTTTCTGCGAAGTGCAACGTGCGGCCATCGGTGCGGCAGGTCGCCCCGGACTGATCTACGGTGATTTTCGTGCCGCCAGCCCGTCAAAGCCGAAAGTCGGCGGGTTGCCAACGGACCACAAGCTCGAACCGGGCGAAATGTTCACGCTCGACTACTCCGTCGTGCTCGACGGATATCGTTCAGACTTCACGAACTGCCTGACGGTCGGCGAACCCAATGCGCAGCAGAAACATCTGTATGATCTGGTCTCGGCAGCGCAACGGGGCGGCGAAGCGGTCCTCAAGGCCGGCACGTTAGCCAAGGATGTCTTTAACGCCGTCAACAAGCCGATACTGGACGCTGGGCTGGCGGACAAATTTGCCCATCATGCCGGACACGGAATCGGGATGGCTCACCCCGAGGCACCAATCCTGGTCCCTGACAGTGAAGACGTCCTCATGGCGGGCGACGTCATTACGCTGGAACCGGGTCTGTATGTCGAAGGCATCGGTGGCATCCGCATCGAGCACAACTACCTGATTACCGAGACCGGTTACGAACGGCTCAGCAATCACGTGATCTCGCTCACCTGA
- a CDS encoding ATP-binding cassette domain-containing protein, translated as MTLIRFDRVTKRFHAVVALNEVSFEVRKGEFHALCGENGAGKSTLMKILSGVITEYDGTIELNGKPLIIRGTRDAEALGISIIHQELNLVGDLSVAANIYLGRELRTPLGLLDDRRMEQEAAKLFKQLDCPIDPRSPVRLLRIGDQQLVEIAKAISFESANNEVSSGRQNSTGESVAGITPPTSRILIMDEPTSALTESEVERLFRIIQRLRDQGVTIVYISHKMDEIFQHADRITILRDGQIVKTLDKSATTPREVTHLMVGREIGASEFGANRSIGDMVLRVEQLSLPWRGHVRQWRLKEISLSVRRGEVLGIAGLMGAGRTELLECLFGASPEPPQGKIELDGKDVQFAHPSEALNAGIGLVTEDRKRYGIFTDMTVREHITLSSLTDVAQVGFVRAGAEKQAADESIGALRVKTAGREAAITSLSGGNQQKCIIARALRTQPKLLLLDDPTRGIDVGAKAEIYRLIDELCGQGLAIIFTSSELPELITVSDRILVLCEGRVTAEFRRGEFTEQKLMEAATTTA; from the coding sequence ATGACGTTGATTCGCTTCGACCGTGTGACCAAGCGGTTCCATGCGGTCGTCGCACTCAACGAGGTCAGCTTTGAAGTCCGTAAAGGCGAATTCCACGCGCTTTGTGGCGAAAATGGTGCCGGCAAAAGTACGCTGATGAAGATCCTTTCAGGAGTCATCACGGAATACGACGGCACAATCGAGCTGAATGGAAAGCCCCTGATCATTCGCGGGACACGCGATGCCGAAGCACTGGGCATCAGTATCATCCACCAGGAATTGAATCTGGTGGGTGACCTGTCCGTCGCGGCGAACATCTACCTGGGGCGTGAGCTACGCACTCCGCTCGGTTTGCTCGACGATCGACGAATGGAGCAGGAAGCCGCCAAGCTTTTCAAACAACTTGATTGCCCAATCGATCCGCGGTCTCCGGTGCGATTACTCAGAATCGGGGATCAGCAACTGGTCGAAATCGCCAAGGCCATTTCGTTCGAGTCGGCAAACAACGAAGTCTCCTCCGGCCGACAAAATAGCACAGGTGAATCAGTCGCGGGGATCACCCCGCCAACGTCCCGCATCTTAATCATGGACGAACCGACCAGCGCCCTGACCGAATCCGAAGTCGAACGGTTGTTCAGGATCATTCAACGGCTGCGCGATCAAGGTGTGACCATCGTGTACATCTCGCACAAGATGGACGAGATTTTTCAGCACGCCGATCGAATTACGATTCTTCGCGACGGACAAATCGTCAAAACGCTCGATAAGTCCGCGACCACGCCGCGTGAAGTGACGCACTTGATGGTGGGCCGCGAAATCGGTGCGAGCGAGTTTGGCGCGAATCGCTCCATCGGTGACATGGTCTTGCGAGTCGAACAACTGTCATTGCCCTGGCGCGGACACGTTCGGCAGTGGAGACTGAAAGAGATTTCCCTTTCGGTACGGCGCGGCGAAGTCCTTGGCATCGCGGGCCTGATGGGAGCCGGGAGAACGGAACTCCTCGAATGCCTGTTCGGCGCCAGCCCAGAACCGCCTCAAGGCAAGATCGAATTGGATGGAAAAGACGTGCAGTTCGCCCACCCGTCCGAAGCGCTGAATGCCGGGATCGGGCTCGTCACCGAGGACCGAAAACGTTACGGCATCTTCACGGACATGACCGTGCGTGAGCATATCACCCTGTCATCGCTCACGGACGTGGCACAAGTTGGATTCGTGAGGGCCGGTGCCGAAAAACAGGCGGCGGATGAATCGATTGGCGCACTCCGCGTCAAAACCGCAGGCCGCGAGGCCGCCATCACCAGTCTGAGCGGCGGCAATCAACAGAAATGCATTATCGCCCGCGCGCTGCGAACTCAGCCCAAACTCCTGCTGCTGGATGATCCCACGCGCGGCATCGACGTGGGTGCGAAAGCTGAAATCTATCGCTTGATCGACGAACTGTGCGGACAGGGACTCGCCATCATCTTTACATCGAGCGAACTGCCGGAACTGATCACGGTCAGCGATCGAATTCTGGTACTGTGCGAAGGCCGTGTGACGGCGGAATTTCGCCGAGGCGAATTCACCGAACAGAAGTTGATGGAAGCGGCGACCACCACGGCATGA
- a CDS encoding ROK family protein codes for MFLGIEIGGTKLQLGVGRGDGSDFVAFERLDVNPAAGGQGIRDQIKEVGRKLVAAHSVQRAAYGFGGPIFGSRGIVQTSHQIAGWDQFPLSQWTEQELGVPTKLGNDCDVAALAEASFGAGRDAHSVFYVTVGTGIGGGLVFNRKIHGTDRPASAEIGHLRPGLDATSYKQTIESHAAGPGIAHATRIRLESMRQAGEATRDLHDFRERCGGNFEQLTTKAIGEAAAAGNQLAREQYVAATRVLGWGIAQMITLLAPEVVVVGGGVSLVGEEIFFAPLRAAVQQYVFPPLKDSYRLVPAELGESVVVHGALALARSE; via the coding sequence ATGTTTCTCGGTATTGAAATCGGTGGCACGAAACTGCAGCTTGGTGTGGGACGCGGAGACGGATCAGATTTTGTCGCGTTCGAACGGCTCGATGTGAATCCTGCAGCGGGCGGCCAGGGGATTCGCGATCAGATCAAGGAAGTCGGTCGCAAGCTGGTGGCGGCCCATTCGGTTCAGCGCGCGGCCTATGGATTCGGCGGACCGATTTTTGGCAGTCGCGGCATCGTACAGACCAGCCACCAGATTGCCGGTTGGGATCAATTTCCGCTCAGTCAATGGACGGAGCAGGAACTGGGTGTTCCAACGAAGCTGGGGAACGATTGTGATGTCGCGGCACTCGCCGAGGCCAGCTTCGGTGCCGGCCGCGATGCGCACAGCGTCTTTTATGTGACGGTCGGAACAGGTATCGGTGGCGGCCTGGTCTTCAACCGCAAGATCCATGGAACCGATCGTCCCGCCTCTGCCGAAATCGGTCACCTGCGACCGGGACTCGACGCGACCTCCTACAAGCAAACGATCGAATCCCATGCGGCGGGCCCGGGGATCGCGCATGCGACACGGATTCGGCTGGAGTCGATGCGACAAGCAGGCGAGGCAACACGAGACCTGCACGATTTTCGCGAGCGTTGCGGCGGCAACTTTGAGCAGCTTACGACCAAGGCAATTGGTGAAGCGGCGGCCGCAGGCAATCAGTTGGCTCGAGAACAATATGTCGCGGCGACGCGCGTGCTTGGATGGGGCATTGCCCAGATGATCACCTTGCTGGCACCGGAAGTCGTCGTTGTCGGCGGTGGTGTGTCGCTCGTTGGCGAAGAGATCTTCTTCGCCCCGCTCCGTGCCGCCGTGCAGCAATACGTGTTTCCACCACTGAAAGACTCGTACCGGCTCGTTCCGGCTGAGTTGGGGGAAAGTGTGGTTGTGCACGGCGCGTTGGCGCTCGCCCGTAGCGAGTGA